A DNA window from Mycoplasmopsis pullorum contains the following coding sequences:
- the mnmE gene encoding tRNA uridine-5-carboxymethylaminomethyl(34) synthesis GTPase MnmE: MFDNIAAISSGANVNQAISIVRVTGPDAVEIVKKIYKGRLGKDHQITYGHIYDFNDKMVDEVLVMWFTGREKDGQIIYNNYVGEPLIEINCHGGVVVTNQILELLLASGARLAEPGEFTRRAFLNGKMDLVKAEAVHDLIMAKTTKQTALSISKFSGKTSSLIENLSDEIAYIIGLCEVNIDYPEYDDIEILTDEILLPKVKDLITKIKEIIKVSESSRYIFEGVNVAILGKPNVGKSSLLNALLSEEKAIVTDIAGTTRDLVEASYQIEGILFKLIDTAGLRKTDEKIESIGIKKSLEQIERADLIIHVLDPTQENNEFDSMIEQKSKELNKIYIKVINKKDLINTIDDSSVVYTSAINNQIETLEKALVEKFSGIDIENDKILSNTRQLALIKECLNHLNEAKNSLENFMTFDVVIVDITNGWDSLQNIRGKANREDLLDKMFKTFCLGK, from the coding sequence ATGTTTGATAATATTGCTGCTATTAGTTCTGGTGCAAATGTAAATCAAGCGATTTCAATTGTCCGTGTAACTGGTCCAGATGCTGTGGAAATTGTTAAAAAAATATACAAAGGACGTTTAGGAAAAGACCATCAAATTACTTACGGACACATTTACGATTTTAATGACAAAATGGTCGATGAAGTTTTGGTGATGTGATTTACAGGTCGTGAAAAAGATGGACAAATAATTTATAACAATTATGTTGGTGAACCTTTGATCGAAATAAATTGTCATGGTGGTGTGGTTGTCACTAATCAAATTTTGGAATTACTTTTAGCTTCTGGTGCTCGTTTGGCAGAACCTGGTGAATTCACACGTCGAGCTTTTTTAAACGGAAAAATGGATTTAGTTAAAGCTGAAGCTGTACATGATTTAATCATGGCTAAAACAACAAAACAAACTGCTTTATCAATTAGCAAATTTAGCGGCAAAACCAGTTCCTTAATTGAAAATTTAAGTGATGAAATAGCTTATATTATAGGATTATGTGAAGTAAATATCGACTATCCAGAATATGATGATATTGAAATATTAACTGATGAAATTCTTTTGCCTAAAGTAAAAGATTTAATTACAAAAATTAAAGAAATCATTAAAGTAAGTGAAAGTTCAAGATATATTTTTGAAGGTGTAAATGTTGCTATTTTAGGAAAACCTAATGTTGGTAAAAGTAGTTTGTTAAATGCACTTTTATCCGAAGAAAAAGCGATTGTTACTGATATTGCAGGTACAACTCGGGATTTAGTTGAAGCTTCTTATCAAATTGAAGGTATTTTATTCAAATTAATTGACACTGCGGGATTAAGAAAAACAGATGAAAAAATCGAAAGTATCGGAATTAAAAAATCACTTGAACAAATTGAAAGAGCAGACTTAATTATTCACGTTTTAGATCCAACACAAGAAAACAATGAATTTGACTCAATGATCGAGCAAAAAAGCAAGGAACTAAACAAGATTTATATTAAGGTTATTAATAAAAAAGATTTAATTAACACAATCGATGATTCTTCGGTGGTTTATACATCTGCAATAAATAATCAAATCGAAACTTTAGAAAAAGCATTGGTCGAAAAATTTAGCGGTATTGACATTGAAAATGACAAAATTTTATCTAACACAAGACAATTAGCTTTGATAAAAGAATGTTTAAACCATTTGAATGAAGCTAAGAATAGCTTAGAAAATTTTATGACGTTTGATGTAGTAATTGTTGACATTACAAATGGATGAGATAGTTTACAAAACATTCGTGGAAAAGCGAATCGTGAAGATTTGTTAGATAAAATGTTCAAAACATTTTGTCTCGGTAAATAA
- a CDS encoding endonuclease/exonuclease/phosphatase family protein — protein sequence MKSKKLLILISLTSTIALSTSLAAACNSKEVKVEKEIKEIKSLNIIKNDKYYEFQDELKSKKTVNLKINSDLKLLYLDTPIFSLSDSSVSLQNSEISALLKENNSFSVILKNASFEYFQVFNFIEKPVESDEPTNPDPKVDGSKKDEITPPTDKENPVEKVDEPITTEPEKPTTDDDKKDSETPKDEEKSVDKEKQPTNLEPTNPAIDNENKESETPTNDLTEEPINEKSKEKNKNVVFELVDEDKVIKYVNSTLNLSGNIIQKVSLRLSANKFLSFDDENKNLFKIRDEWDSSEITFKKGLGTVKRLNTFIERKKVKITYQFVDDSAEYEQIFEINNPWKEPEIIIKKTNSNSSNNNNSGSSANNNDNNATSNDVVNLGLTYRIGHWNIYNFGSKSTDYKIYGIGQVIDKSNMDLVGLTEINYSSEDDIQRIVDELNSIQNTNDWTYVLQPTDEATMDRDTSSTWEKIGIIYKSSKFSPYSFSNGKVGDSFKDEIDLINGSKQQYKRAPYGVQFGIVGTNKKITTVFAHFDSPGKKGAEKSVKGYGSSLGEFEASEAKNLNLVMKYFDDIDGHAALFFGGDTNLKTNNNELFDALYSDGYERVYGEDRDEHKTSLGNSWNYSQPYDRLFYKEVENINFINENEANFVGFKADIINAFENGILDREHADTFEFKNYANDFNKYIKTISDHTLVYVDVEV from the coding sequence ATGAAGAGCAAAAAGTTACTAATTTTAATATCACTAACAAGCACAATTGCATTATCAACTTCACTAGCAGCAGCTTGTAATTCTAAAGAAGTCAAAGTCGAAAAAGAAATTAAGGAAATTAAATCTTTAAATATTATTAAAAACGATAAATATTATGAATTTCAAGACGAATTAAAATCGAAAAAAACAGTAAATTTAAAAATTAATTCAGATCTAAAATTGTTATATTTAGACACACCTATTTTTTCATTGAGCGATTCAAGTGTTTCATTACAAAATAGCGAAATTTCAGCTTTATTAAAAGAAAATAATTCATTTAGCGTCATTTTAAAAAACGCTTCATTTGAATATTTCCAAGTTTTTAACTTTATCGAAAAACCAGTTGAATCTGATGAACCAACTAATCCAGATCCAAAAGTTGATGGTTCAAAAAAAGACGAAATCACACCACCAACAGATAAAGAAAATCCTGTTGAAAAAGTAGATGAACCAATAACCACTGAACCTGAAAAACCAACTACAGATGATGACAAAAAAGATTCAGAAACTCCAAAAGATGAAGAAAAATCTGTAGATAAAGAAAAACAACCTACTAATCTTGAACCTACGAATCCTGCAATTGATAATGAAAATAAAGAATCTGAAACACCAACAAACGATTTAACTGAAGAACCAATTAACGAAAAATCAAAAGAAAAGAATAAAAATGTGGTTTTTGAATTAGTTGATGAAGATAAGGTTATCAAGTATGTCAATTCAACTTTAAATCTTTCAGGTAATATAATTCAAAAAGTATCTTTAAGACTAAGTGCAAATAAATTTTTAAGTTTTGATGATGAAAATAAAAATTTATTCAAAATTCGCGATGAGTGAGATTCAAGCGAAATTACATTTAAAAAAGGATTAGGAACTGTTAAGAGATTAAACACCTTTATCGAACGTAAAAAAGTAAAAATTACTTATCAATTCGTTGATGATTCAGCTGAATATGAACAAATTTTTGAAATCAATAATCCTTGAAAAGAACCGGAGATTATTATCAAAAAAACCAATTCGAATAGTTCAAACAATAATAATTCTGGTTCGTCTGCGAATAATAATGATAACAATGCAACATCAAATGATGTTGTAAATCTAGGTCTAACTTATAGAATCGGACATTGAAATATTTATAATTTCGGTTCAAAATCAACCGATTATAAAATTTACGGAATTGGACAAGTAATTGATAAATCTAACATGGATTTAGTTGGTTTAACAGAAATAAACTATTCTTCTGAAGATGATATTCAAAGAATAGTTGATGAATTAAACTCAATTCAAAATACCAATGATTGAACATATGTTTTACAACCTACTGACGAAGCAACTATGGACAGAGATACAAGCAGCACATGAGAAAAAATAGGGATTATTTATAAAAGTTCGAAATTTTCTCCTTATAGTTTTTCAAACGGAAAAGTAGGTGACTCATTTAAAGATGAAATTGATTTAATTAATGGTAGTAAACAACAATATAAAAGAGCACCATATGGTGTCCAATTTGGTATTGTTGGGACAAATAAAAAAATTACAACCGTTTTTGCTCATTTTGATAGTCCTGGTAAAAAAGGAGCTGAAAAATCTGTTAAAGGTTACGGATCTAGTCTTGGGGAATTCGAAGCGTCAGAAGCCAAGAATTTAAACTTAGTAATGAAATATTTTGATGATATTGATGGTCATGCGGCACTATTTTTTGGTGGCGACACTAACTTAAAAACAAATAATAATGAATTATTTGACGCTTTATATAGTGACGGATATGAGCGTGTTTATGGCGAAGACCGTGATGAGCACAAAACATCATTAGGAAATAGCTGAAATTATAGTCAACCATATGACCGTTTATTCTATAAAGAAGTGGAAAACATCAATTTTATAAATGAAAATGAAGCGAATTTTGTTGGATTCAAAGCTGATATCATTAATGCTTTTGAAAACGGAATATTAGATAGAGAACATGCTGATACGTTTGAATTTAAAAATTATGCTAACGACTTTAACAAATATATTAAAACTATTTCCGATCATACTTTAGTATATGTAGATGTGGAAGTTTAG